The following proteins are co-located in the Hyalangium minutum genome:
- a CDS encoding response regulator has translation MVELRVATILNVNDTDASRYLVTRILEMAGHRVIEAATGGEALRLAQELRPDLVVLDVQLPDLNGYEVAARLRASPETASIAVMHTSATFITADKRVLGLDSGADAYLTQPFEPAELIATVKSLLRLRHAEQEMRLRADQLAEADRRKDEFLAMLAHELRNPLAAIMTAIGILERKSSDDAKEVRMRSIIHRQTHHLARLVDDLLDVSRITRGKVQLRRERMDLRTVLQQVFTLIRPVSEGRELRLETSLPDFPLWLQADATRLEQVFMNLLDNATKYTDAGGAVSVQASQEGVDGSARAVVRIQDTGIGIPANKLPAIFELFSQVDESLERTRGGLGIGLTLVRNLVELHGGTISASSPGVGRGSEFVVKLPLTVAPPALASTTIASDESKRHRRILLVEDNSDARQALKDLLELWGHQVEVAQDGMNGVARALEARPDLALVDIGLPGLDGYRVAQELRARVGQAIRLVAITGYGGPEDRHRALQAGFDHHLVKPVKPDELDRLLTDL, from the coding sequence GTGGTTGAGCTTCGCGTGGCCACCATCCTCAACGTCAACGACACCGACGCCAGCCGCTACCTGGTGACGCGCATCCTGGAGATGGCGGGCCACCGGGTGATCGAGGCCGCCACGGGGGGCGAGGCGCTGCGCCTGGCCCAGGAGCTGCGGCCGGACCTCGTGGTGCTGGACGTGCAGCTGCCGGACCTCAACGGCTACGAGGTGGCCGCGCGCCTGCGCGCCAGCCCGGAGACGGCCTCCATCGCCGTCATGCACACCTCGGCCACCTTCATCACCGCGGACAAGCGGGTGCTGGGCCTGGACAGCGGCGCGGACGCCTACCTCACCCAGCCCTTCGAGCCCGCCGAGCTCATCGCCACGGTGAAGAGCCTGCTGCGCCTGCGCCACGCCGAGCAGGAGATGCGCCTGCGCGCCGACCAGCTCGCCGAGGCGGACCGGCGCAAGGACGAGTTCCTCGCCATGCTCGCCCACGAGCTGCGCAACCCCCTGGCCGCCATCATGACGGCCATCGGCATCCTCGAGCGCAAGTCCTCGGATGACGCGAAGGAGGTGCGCATGCGCTCCATCATCCACCGGCAGACGCACCACCTGGCGCGGCTGGTGGATGACCTGCTGGACGTCAGCCGCATCACCCGCGGCAAGGTGCAGCTGCGCCGCGAGCGGATGGACTTGCGCACGGTGCTGCAGCAGGTGTTCACCCTCATCCGCCCGGTGTCCGAGGGCCGCGAGCTGCGGCTGGAGACGTCGCTGCCCGACTTCCCCCTGTGGCTGCAGGCGGACGCCACCCGGTTGGAGCAGGTGTTCATGAACCTGCTCGACAACGCCACCAAGTACACGGACGCGGGAGGGGCGGTCTCCGTCCAGGCTTCCCAGGAGGGCGTGGATGGCAGCGCCCGGGCGGTGGTGCGCATCCAGGACACGGGCATTGGCATCCCCGCCAACAAGCTGCCGGCCATCTTCGAGCTGTTCTCCCAGGTGGACGAGTCCCTGGAGCGCACCCGTGGGGGCCTGGGCATCGGGCTGACGCTGGTGCGCAACCTGGTGGAGCTGCACGGCGGCACCATCTCCGCCAGCAGCCCGGGCGTGGGCCGCGGCAGCGAGTTCGTGGTGAAGCTCCCCCTGACGGTGGCCCCCCCCGCGCTGGCAAGCACCACCATCGCCTCGGACGAGAGCAAGCGCCACCGCCGCATCCTGCTGGTGGAGGACAACTCGGACGCGCGTCAGGCGCTCAAGGACCTGCTGGAGCTCTGGGGCCACCAGGTGGAGGTGGCGCAGGACGGCATGAACGGCGTGGCGCGGGCGCTGGAGGCGCGGCCAGACCTGGCGCTGGTAGACATCGGCCTGCCGGGGCTGGATGGCTACCGCGTGGCGCAGGAGCTCCGGGCGCGTGTGGGCCAGGCCATCCGGCTCGTCGCCATTACGGGCTACGGCGGGCCCGAGGACCGCCACCGCGCGCTCCAGGCGGGCTTCGACCACCACTTGGTCAAGCCGGTGAAGCCGGACGAGCTGGACCGGCTGTTGACGGATTTGTAG
- a CDS encoding helix-turn-helix transcriptional regulator, whose product MDKKLASTIGAAARAARMRLELTQADVAERIEVATEVYGRLERGGMLPSVQTLLRLCHELNVSADELLGLSHHTPSPRTSEAPSLPSERPEIRRLLRNLRQLDPSYVKLLGLVAKALLRR is encoded by the coding sequence ATGGACAAAAAACTCGCATCGACAATCGGCGCCGCGGCGCGTGCCGCCCGGATGCGCCTGGAGCTCACGCAAGCTGATGTGGCAGAGCGCATCGAAGTGGCGACCGAGGTGTACGGCCGTCTCGAGCGCGGCGGGATGCTCCCCAGCGTCCAGACCCTGCTCCGGTTGTGCCATGAGCTGAACGTGTCTGCGGACGAGCTGCTGGGCCTGTCGCACCACACCCCCAGCCCGCGGACCTCGGAGGCTCCCTCGCTGCCCTCTGAGCGTCCGGAGATTCGCCGGCTGCTGCGCAACCTGCGGCAGCTGGACCCGTCTTACGTCAAGTTGCTCGGGCTGGTGGCCAAGGCGCTGCTGCGGCGCTGA
- a CDS encoding methyl-accepting chemotaxis protein — MALRRRSLLTKLYIAMGVVALPLLLLQPLYILPAIRAQHNDDRERALRQVVELAYGVLEANEARVRAGELTTEQAQTEASRLLQQLRYGDSEYFWVNDLSTRLVMHPHLPDMLGQDQSGYRDSQNKAVFVDIVKLVQEQGAGFISYMATRPGETTPLPKESYVKLFAPWGWVVGTGVYVEDLDKEVAELQQRLLLAVGAAMLLALLVGMAFSRAVVRPVRELASAAHRVEQGDLNATVPVHSEDELGQLGHAFNTMVQGVREMVKGLADVAVSTVADADRIRRFADNLSKATREQSDQLLQLAESVQQMSRGLSQDAEQALTAADAAAGNGRMAEEGGVAVQAASRKISEIVGVVQKSEERVVRLQASGTVVAQMLQLIQDVSNETSVLAVNTAIEAARAGEHGKGFGVVANEVRKLADRSREAVGHIEVLLKKNQEDISIAAGLMQDGTSKVEEGMQLSSTAGEALARIVTGTREIHTRVGQLAVDSARQSNAGERIADRIQSISNHSLDAVTGVEQIAQSVVDLHRQAQQLWALAARFSATPARQQEETPL, encoded by the coding sequence TTGGCACTCAGGCGTCGCAGTCTGCTCACGAAGCTGTACATCGCCATGGGGGTGGTGGCGCTGCCGCTGCTCCTGTTGCAACCGCTGTACATCCTCCCGGCGATCCGGGCCCAGCACAACGATGACCGGGAGCGGGCCCTGCGCCAGGTGGTGGAGCTCGCCTACGGCGTGCTGGAGGCGAACGAGGCGCGCGTGCGTGCCGGCGAGCTGACGACGGAGCAGGCCCAGACCGAGGCGTCACGGCTGCTGCAGCAGCTCCGCTACGGCGACTCGGAGTACTTCTGGGTGAATGATCTCTCCACCCGGCTGGTGATGCACCCGCACCTGCCGGACATGCTGGGCCAGGACCAGTCGGGGTACCGCGACTCGCAGAACAAGGCGGTCTTCGTGGACATCGTCAAGCTGGTGCAGGAGCAGGGAGCGGGCTTCATCTCCTATATGGCAACGCGGCCGGGAGAGACGACGCCGCTGCCCAAGGAGTCCTACGTGAAGCTCTTCGCTCCGTGGGGCTGGGTGGTGGGCACGGGCGTGTACGTGGAGGACCTGGACAAGGAGGTGGCTGAGCTCCAGCAGCGGCTGCTCCTGGCGGTGGGGGCGGCGATGCTGCTGGCGCTGCTGGTGGGAATGGCCTTCTCCCGTGCGGTGGTGCGGCCCGTGCGCGAGCTGGCCAGCGCGGCGCACCGCGTGGAGCAGGGAGACCTGAACGCCACGGTGCCGGTGCACTCCGAGGACGAGCTGGGCCAGCTGGGACATGCCTTCAACACCATGGTGCAGGGCGTCCGGGAGATGGTGAAGGGCCTGGCGGACGTGGCGGTCTCCACGGTGGCGGATGCGGACCGCATCCGGCGCTTCGCGGACAACCTCTCCAAGGCCACCCGTGAGCAGTCGGACCAGCTCCTCCAGCTCGCGGAATCCGTGCAGCAGATGAGCCGGGGCCTCTCCCAAGACGCCGAGCAGGCTCTGACCGCGGCGGATGCGGCCGCGGGGAATGGGCGCATGGCGGAGGAAGGAGGCGTGGCGGTGCAGGCCGCCTCGCGGAAGATCTCCGAGATTGTCGGCGTGGTGCAGAAGTCCGAGGAGCGGGTGGTTCGGCTGCAGGCCTCCGGTACGGTGGTGGCGCAGATGCTCCAGCTCATCCAAGACGTCTCCAACGAGACGAGCGTGCTGGCGGTCAACACGGCCATCGAGGCGGCCCGCGCGGGCGAGCACGGCAAGGGCTTCGGCGTGGTGGCCAACGAAGTGCGCAAGCTGGCGGACCGCTCTCGCGAGGCGGTGGGACATATCGAAGTCCTGCTGAAGAAGAACCAGGAGGACATCTCCATCGCCGCGGGGCTGATGCAGGACGGGACCTCGAAGGTGGAGGAGGGCATGCAGCTGTCCTCCACCGCGGGCGAGGCGCTGGCCCGCATCGTCACAGGGACCCGGGAGATTCACACCCGTGTGGGTCAGCTGGCCGTGGACAGCGCGCGCCAGTCCAACGCGGGTGAGCGGATCGCCGACCGCATCCAGTCCATCTCGAACCACTCCCTGGACGCAGTCACGGGCGTGGAGCAGATCGCCCAGTCCGTGGTGGACCTGCACCGGCAGGCGCAGCAGCTCTGGGCACTCGCGGCGCGCTTCTCCGCCACGCCAGCGCGGCAACAGGAGGAGACGCCGCTGTAA